A portion of the Clavibacter michiganensis genome contains these proteins:
- a CDS encoding SCO6880 family protein: protein MSETLKTTERVKFGNWLPTAKPTFGGLTRIGGWGVLLSSIFLMLIAVTFGAWAFGLWILALALLWELLFVLRFGLPNAGRTIAARCADRLSHRSRNSAGSTVYRTGLFTALPDDALLALPGPLSTLEEIDGVDGEGAPFVLLHHMKNSSTPTLTATFVCNPDGTSMLPQEAVDNQVVEFGGWIASLSTDEAIEGAVIVVDSSLASSAPLVEKITAGVSPSAPDLAKRALLEGARRLPARSSSVEVFATVAWARKELGDTVEDAAAEVAARLPDHRAALANAGAGRPFVATSEDLARSVRIAYRPDREQEIALDELAGCPFTLRVSDAGPDEFDDSARRICYHDGVASVTVMMLAPPQKLITEDSMNALFYPQDKFLRKRVAVFWRPLTPGEAVRRAAELRRSTGVAATSKAKASSLDAKMVAFADQTEVDLVTGASMTRFAIEVTVTFEANPRAQRDALQKLKGLLAATDLTWRFIETNTAAGFHSTLPLGLLPWQYETFMQHLAEGGN, encoded by the coding sequence GTGAGTGAAACACTAAAGACGACCGAACGCGTCAAGTTCGGGAACTGGTTGCCGACGGCGAAGCCCACCTTCGGGGGTCTGACCAGAATCGGCGGGTGGGGTGTGCTTCTGTCGTCGATCTTCCTGATGCTTATCGCCGTCACCTTCGGGGCATGGGCATTCGGCCTGTGGATTCTCGCTCTCGCCCTTCTGTGGGAACTGCTGTTCGTCCTCCGATTCGGATTACCGAACGCGGGTCGCACCATCGCCGCGCGATGCGCAGACAGGCTGTCACACAGGTCAAGGAATTCGGCCGGGAGCACGGTTTACAGGACAGGCTTGTTTACTGCTCTGCCCGATGATGCGCTCCTGGCACTACCGGGACCCTTGTCGACGCTCGAAGAGATCGACGGCGTGGACGGCGAGGGCGCACCGTTCGTCCTCCTCCACCACATGAAGAACTCATCGACACCTACGCTGACTGCGACATTCGTCTGCAACCCAGATGGCACATCAATGCTCCCTCAGGAAGCTGTCGACAATCAGGTCGTGGAGTTCGGGGGCTGGATCGCCTCACTGTCCACGGACGAGGCGATCGAGGGCGCTGTCATCGTCGTGGACTCCTCGCTCGCATCGTCTGCACCTCTCGTCGAGAAGATCACGGCTGGGGTATCGCCGTCCGCTCCGGACCTCGCTAAGCGGGCCCTGCTCGAGGGGGCAAGACGGCTGCCGGCGCGCTCCTCATCGGTCGAGGTGTTCGCGACCGTTGCGTGGGCAAGGAAGGAACTCGGTGACACCGTCGAGGATGCGGCCGCCGAGGTTGCCGCCCGGCTGCCGGATCATCGCGCAGCCCTGGCCAACGCGGGCGCGGGGCGGCCCTTCGTTGCCACGAGCGAGGATCTTGCCCGCTCAGTGCGCATCGCGTATCGGCCCGATCGCGAGCAGGAGATCGCGCTCGATGAACTCGCCGGGTGCCCGTTCACGCTCCGCGTTTCTGACGCGGGTCCGGACGAATTCGATGACAGTGCGCGGCGTATCTGCTACCACGACGGAGTTGCCTCGGTGACGGTGATGATGCTTGCGCCGCCCCAGAAACTCATTACTGAGGACAGCATGAACGCCCTGTTCTATCCGCAGGACAAGTTCCTCCGCAAGCGCGTGGCCGTGTTCTGGCGACCACTTACTCCGGGAGAAGCTGTTCGTCGTGCGGCGGAGCTTCGTCGGAGTACAGGTGTTGCGGCGACCTCGAAGGCAAAGGCGTCAAGCCTCGATGCGAAGATGGTGGCCTTTGCCGATCAAACAGAAGTCGATCTCGTGACAGGCGCGTCGATGACTCGATTCGCGATTGAGGTCACTGTCACCTTCGAGGCGAATCCTCGTGCGCAGCGCGACGCGCTGCAGAAGCTGAAGGGTCTGCTCGCCGCGACGGATCTCACCTGGCGCTTTATCGAGACCAATACAGCAGCAGGGTTCCACTCCACCTTGCCCCTGGGTCTGCTGCCGTGGCAGTACGAGACCTTCATGCAACACCTGGCAGAAGGCGGAAACTAA
- a CDS encoding alpha/beta hydrolase family protein, translating into MDVDVVAEAARQPAWLYAGDGKQASVWVIHVHGMLAGRDSALRSVHALDGTGFTSLVISYRGDGEAEAEDPLPSALGQEEWRDLDAAIRFARAQGAERIAVVGWSLGATIALEALRRGNDRDAVDGLVLVSPAISWARTIRFGMTRQRVPQWLADATIKALSTRVVARSLGLKSALTLPESIPTVSIPTLIIHSRGDATTPFAASEAMSRSSPNVTLDEFPESPHAMEWNADPQRFRRSTSSWLSAHLLPDAPHRPA; encoded by the coding sequence GTGGACGTCGACGTCGTGGCGGAGGCGGCCCGACAGCCCGCCTGGCTCTACGCCGGGGACGGGAAGCAAGCGTCGGTGTGGGTGATCCACGTGCACGGGATGCTCGCGGGGCGGGATTCGGCGCTCCGCAGCGTGCATGCGTTGGACGGCACGGGATTCACCTCCCTCGTCATCTCGTATCGCGGCGATGGGGAGGCCGAAGCCGAGGATCCGCTGCCTTCGGCGCTGGGCCAGGAGGAGTGGCGCGACCTAGACGCAGCCATCCGCTTCGCCCGCGCTCAGGGCGCTGAGCGGATCGCCGTCGTCGGATGGTCGCTCGGAGCCACGATCGCGCTCGAGGCGCTCAGACGAGGGAACGACCGCGATGCCGTCGACGGCCTCGTGCTCGTGTCCCCGGCCATCAGCTGGGCGCGCACGATCCGCTTCGGCATGACTCGCCAGCGCGTACCCCAGTGGCTTGCGGATGCGACGATCAAAGCCCTCTCCACACGAGTAGTCGCGCGGAGCCTTGGGTTGAAGTCTGCGTTGACGCTCCCGGAGAGCATCCCGACGGTGTCAATCCCGACCTTAATCATCCACTCCCGCGGCGACGCCACGACACCGTTCGCGGCCTCCGAAGCCATGTCGCGCAGTTCGCCAAACGTGACTCTCGACGAGTTCCCCGAGAGCCCCCATGCGATGGAGTGGAATGCCGATCCGCAGCGGTTCCGGCGCTCGACGTCGTCCTGGCTCTCTGCGCACCTACTACCGGACGCACCGCACCGGCCCGCATAG
- a CDS encoding C40 family peptidase: protein MSKGSMLGILVAAPVIGIVAVVVVIFTVIVGGGSDGASAAGCGTGGPAIAVESGQLPAEVGAYSGEQVANAASILTIGKQRGLNQHAQQVALIAAMTESGLRNLGGGDRDSAGLFQMRPSQGWGTLAQITDTGYAINLFYERLTQVPGWESKEPGDAAQAVERSAFPDRYATHLPEAAQVMNALSGTTVVPVSSTDEGLACSRAGSTGSGELADGEQPARGPHAAEINQVIAFAKQQLGKSYVLGGAGPNVWDCSGLTKVAYAQVGIDIDDGHSSTTQWRNGIARGEMHPLSEVQPGDLIFWGGNDAWHVGISLGGNMMIAAPKVGDVVKIQTVWGTPNAEVWRPVDGL from the coding sequence GTGAGCAAGGGCAGCATGCTCGGGATTCTGGTCGCGGCGCCGGTCATCGGAATCGTCGCGGTGGTCGTGGTGATCTTCACGGTCATCGTCGGCGGCGGAAGCGATGGGGCGTCGGCCGCTGGCTGCGGCACCGGGGGGCCAGCGATCGCCGTGGAGTCCGGTCAGCTCCCGGCCGAGGTGGGTGCGTACTCCGGCGAGCAGGTCGCGAACGCGGCCTCGATCCTCACCATCGGCAAGCAGCGCGGTCTCAACCAGCACGCGCAGCAGGTGGCGTTGATCGCCGCGATGACCGAGTCAGGGCTCCGCAACCTCGGCGGAGGCGATCGCGATTCCGCCGGCCTCTTCCAGATGCGCCCCTCACAGGGCTGGGGCACGCTCGCGCAGATCACAGACACGGGGTACGCGATCAACCTGTTCTACGAGCGGCTCACGCAGGTCCCCGGGTGGGAGAGCAAAGAGCCCGGCGACGCCGCACAGGCGGTGGAGCGCTCGGCGTTCCCGGACCGGTACGCCACCCACCTCCCCGAGGCAGCACAGGTGATGAACGCGCTCTCAGGGACGACCGTCGTGCCCGTCTCGAGCACAGATGAAGGCCTCGCCTGCTCGCGCGCAGGAAGCACCGGGAGCGGCGAGCTCGCGGACGGCGAGCAGCCCGCGCGCGGCCCGCATGCGGCCGAGATCAACCAGGTCATCGCGTTCGCGAAGCAGCAGCTCGGGAAGTCCTATGTCCTCGGGGGAGCGGGCCCCAACGTCTGGGACTGCTCCGGGCTCACGAAGGTCGCCTACGCACAGGTCGGCATCGACATCGACGACGGGCACTCGTCGACGACGCAGTGGCGAAACGGCATCGCGCGCGGCGAGATGCACCCGCTGTCCGAGGTCCAGCCCGGAGACCTCATCTTCTGGGGCGGCAACGACGCGTGGCACGTCGGCATCAGCCTCGGCGGGAACATGATGATCGCCGCGCCCAAGGTCGGCGACGTCGTGAAGATCCAGACCGTCTGGGGCACCCCGAACGCCGAGGTGTGGCGTCCCGTTGACGGCCTCTGA
- a CDS encoding ATP-binding protein, whose translation MGGTMTRRLTRTPMGFLGHGGGMWSRVPQAPMWFSTSVQGCGIYPFGVGTGRPTDGAPLGRDVDTHTAVCTDHEALYRANVISSPTGILFGINGVGKSTTAQTILLGQMGRGLTPAVFDPIKGEHVPMIRAVGGQVFSIGPGAGRDKLNIVSPGPLGAAAARIGGHVGEELAQLARDKAVALVQLNARVSRGHPLDDIEDTALEAIVDSLRERTSRPVTRDLVTVFDAVSDRMLHVTGQRDADSFRARFARLGETLRSMISGEMGQMLSGVDSVEFDPGNPGGFCFDTSSIDPSNTRLLSAAMLSTWSLGMDAIDAHWEIAQHEQRLVEEAALAGEMYVPKVTWSGYTSLMDECWYPLRACEGIVDRYDALIRTNRSKGVAELKVTHSPKDLISLPNPADREKARGFVERSGLVYLMALTRDDLESLSGIRRLTTKEINRVASFNAAPSWKMPPRRKGEKGAPPGAGRVMLKLPERAGITVQMFQTDVQQQLHVTDERYRQ comes from the coding sequence ATGGGCGGCACGATGACGCGGCGGCTCACCCGGACCCCGATGGGATTTCTCGGGCATGGCGGCGGTATGTGGTCTCGCGTGCCGCAGGCCCCCATGTGGTTCTCCACGTCAGTGCAGGGTTGCGGGATCTACCCCTTCGGCGTCGGCACCGGGCGCCCTACCGATGGTGCCCCGCTCGGCCGAGACGTCGACACTCACACCGCCGTGTGCACAGATCACGAGGCCCTGTACCGAGCGAACGTCATCTCATCACCTACCGGAATCCTGTTCGGTATCAACGGGGTAGGGAAGTCGACCACTGCCCAGACGATCCTGCTTGGCCAGATGGGGCGCGGGCTCACCCCAGCGGTGTTCGACCCGATCAAGGGCGAGCACGTGCCGATGATCAGGGCGGTGGGCGGGCAGGTATTCTCCATCGGTCCAGGAGCGGGGCGCGACAAGCTCAACATCGTGTCGCCCGGCCCACTCGGTGCCGCCGCAGCCAGAATCGGCGGACACGTCGGCGAGGAGCTCGCGCAGCTGGCTCGGGACAAGGCGGTCGCCCTGGTCCAGCTCAATGCTCGCGTGAGCCGCGGCCACCCTCTGGACGACATCGAGGACACCGCTCTTGAAGCGATCGTGGACTCCCTGCGCGAACGCACCTCGCGACCGGTAACGCGGGATCTCGTGACGGTGTTCGACGCCGTCTCGGACCGGATGCTGCATGTGACGGGACAGCGGGATGCGGACTCGTTTCGCGCTCGTTTCGCTCGCCTTGGGGAGACGCTCCGCTCCATGATCTCGGGAGAGATGGGCCAGATGCTCAGCGGAGTGGACTCCGTCGAGTTCGACCCAGGCAACCCCGGGGGCTTCTGCTTCGACACATCGAGCATCGACCCCTCCAACACTCGGCTGTTGTCGGCGGCGATGCTCTCTACCTGGTCACTCGGGATGGACGCGATCGACGCGCACTGGGAGATCGCGCAGCATGAACAGCGCCTCGTGGAGGAGGCAGCTCTCGCGGGTGAGATGTACGTGCCCAAGGTCACGTGGTCGGGATACACGTCCCTTATGGATGAGTGCTGGTACCCGCTGCGAGCCTGCGAGGGAATCGTCGACCGCTACGACGCGCTGATCCGAACAAATCGCAGCAAGGGCGTAGCGGAACTGAAGGTCACACATTCACCAAAGGACCTTATCTCCCTTCCGAACCCGGCAGACCGCGAAAAGGCTCGCGGTTTCGTAGAACGCTCCGGGCTTGTCTATCTCATGGCTCTCACGCGGGACGATTTGGAATCACTGAGCGGTATCCGTCGGCTGACTACAAAGGAAATAAACCGCGTCGCAAGCTTCAACGCCGCCCCGTCATGGAAAATGCCCCCTCGCCGCAAGGGCGAGAAGGGCGCCCCTCCTGGTGCCGGCCGGGTCATGTTGAAGCTGCCGGAGCGGGCAGGGATCACCGTGCAGATGTTCCAGACCGATGTGCAGCAGCAGCTCCACGTCACCGATGAGCGATACCGGCAGTAG
- a CDS encoding MinD/ParA family ATP-binding protein has product MTTTPLAALELLSTGGELRIADVTFTGDSSYPDVLEWLSRQARSQGAPVLVHSVERPSGQESWFSVDHDGSVHPAGPSSPSPERAAPAPAPTTAVSRSTTAPAPVAVDPLPRRADVRFVKPAKPRPRTGLRAAVYAATGGVVNLGQSALERETDELARRISRKLTGSHSTAILSLKGGVGKTSTTGGVGMMLAEYRGDPPCAVDMNPDSGDLAERVVGEAAYDVATAPTVTDVVRDAEAIGSLTELGRYMHHANRLHVIAGEQDPEVSDALTADDHARVQALVARYYSVVLTDCGTGVSHPAMAGILRSVSNVVIVTDWAVSAADRAARAIGWLREHGYTHLAESAIVVITDMADVPEEVDRAAIARFLEVSSAQLIQVPRDRAAAGGVQIVPERVSPATRLAWMRIAAAIVDGYR; this is encoded by the coding sequence GTGACTACAACACCCCTCGCAGCGCTCGAGCTGCTCTCCACGGGCGGCGAGCTGCGGATCGCGGACGTCACCTTCACGGGTGACAGCTCGTACCCCGACGTTCTGGAGTGGTTGAGCCGCCAAGCGCGGTCGCAGGGCGCCCCGGTGCTGGTGCACAGCGTCGAGAGGCCGTCGGGCCAGGAGAGCTGGTTCTCGGTCGATCACGACGGCTCCGTTCACCCCGCTGGCCCCTCATCGCCGTCGCCCGAGCGCGCGGCGCCGGCGCCGGCGCCGACCACCGCTGTGTCGCGGTCGACGACGGCTCCCGCACCGGTGGCTGTCGATCCGCTGCCACGTCGGGCGGATGTGCGCTTCGTGAAACCGGCCAAACCGCGGCCGCGGACCGGGCTGCGCGCAGCCGTGTACGCCGCGACCGGGGGAGTGGTGAACCTCGGCCAGTCCGCGCTCGAGCGGGAGACCGATGAACTCGCGAGACGGATCAGCCGGAAGCTGACCGGCAGCCACTCCACGGCGATCCTCTCCTTGAAGGGCGGCGTCGGGAAGACGTCAACGACCGGCGGCGTCGGGATGATGCTTGCCGAGTACCGCGGCGACCCGCCGTGCGCGGTGGACATGAACCCGGACTCCGGGGATCTCGCCGAGCGCGTCGTCGGCGAGGCGGCCTACGACGTGGCGACGGCGCCGACGGTGACCGACGTCGTCCGTGACGCAGAGGCGATCGGATCTCTCACCGAGCTCGGGCGGTACATGCACCACGCGAACCGGCTGCACGTCATCGCCGGCGAGCAGGATCCCGAGGTGTCCGACGCGCTCACCGCCGACGACCACGCCCGCGTCCAGGCGCTCGTGGCTCGCTACTACAGCGTGGTGCTCACCGACTGCGGCACGGGTGTCTCCCACCCGGCGATGGCGGGCATCCTCCGCAGCGTCTCCAACGTCGTGATCGTGACGGACTGGGCGGTCTCGGCGGCCGACCGCGCCGCCCGCGCCATCGGCTGGCTGCGCGAGCACGGGTACACGCACCTCGCCGAATCCGCCATCGTCGTCATCACCGACATGGCGGACGTCCCCGAAGAGGTCGACCGCGCGGCCATCGCGCGGTTCCTCGAGGTGTCGTCAGCGCAGCTCATCCAGGTCCCGCGCGACCGTGCCGCCGCCGGGGGCGTGCAGATCGTCCCGGAGCGGGTGTCGCCGGCAACGAGGCTGGCGTGGATGCGCATCGCGGCCGCCATCGTCGACGGATACCGGTAG
- a CDS encoding helix-turn-helix domain-containing protein has protein sequence MSATVPHDAVFAPARAQFGQAWELTRRLSPRDQVRAMIRDAYGRLDGNSYPRLHRLGAVAPSTPWAIRLADSAGRYRLLCFDFDGKDSTGVVPELMEQAQDQAAVLSRTLDELAIAHVLCRSSGAGGRHVWVAVAGGAEAAQVGALAAAAHACFRTLDHGMLRNPAEGAARPPLSPHRDGSSSTILAGDVDVLLAPSTTPADLDALTALLLERAPAPRAADSAPSGPVDVRHRAHRELSRAGAAHMATIDGGGNPSWTGFMCLLAAANAGWTFGDVEHAARTAPGMEHYRTKNTGRGGRRARSAAEARERLERQWSHAQQYAAVQRPLPARREPQDLTELHAIVADVDAILTSFRVTPGRWGRSEADASRRSILTALTYLTLQTGKRTVAASIRDLALMAGLGRSTAQRALQALTEAGFVVRVATADGGNAAEWRVTWRLSTAHGAVGSQPLNNPRPPAELFAHRAELVALLEHELVDQRHDLFTRPGLGHLAGRLYATLGQHTALTVDGAARILGMSSRHTATILSRLRQHRLIKIHRDGWARAVRDLRDAAARVVDVAGILVDRAHRYQAEREVWAWWNAELTTMHTTPRARPRRPTVSSRPLFAAPTAGERVWPRYPRAATRADHRAARALVLAGALNPEARWQYLGEAA, from the coding sequence ATGTCCGCCACTGTACCGCACGATGCGGTATTTGCACCCGCGCGCGCCCAATTCGGGCAGGCGTGGGAGCTCACGCGCCGCCTGAGCCCGCGCGACCAGGTACGCGCGATGATCCGCGACGCCTACGGCCGGCTCGACGGGAACAGCTACCCCCGGCTGCACCGGCTCGGCGCCGTGGCGCCGTCGACGCCGTGGGCGATCCGCCTGGCGGACTCCGCCGGCCGGTACCGGCTGCTGTGCTTCGACTTCGACGGCAAGGACAGCACGGGCGTGGTCCCGGAGCTGATGGAGCAGGCGCAGGACCAGGCGGCGGTGCTCTCGCGCACGCTCGACGAGCTCGCGATCGCGCACGTCCTCTGCCGGTCTTCCGGCGCCGGCGGTCGCCACGTGTGGGTCGCCGTGGCCGGCGGCGCCGAGGCTGCCCAGGTCGGCGCCCTCGCGGCGGCCGCGCACGCGTGCTTCCGCACGCTGGACCACGGGATGCTCCGCAACCCGGCTGAGGGTGCCGCCCGTCCCCCGCTGTCCCCGCACCGCGACGGCTCGTCGTCGACGATCCTCGCCGGCGACGTCGACGTGCTCCTGGCGCCGTCGACGACGCCGGCAGACCTGGACGCGCTCACCGCGCTCCTCCTCGAGCGCGCGCCGGCGCCGCGCGCGGCCGACAGCGCCCCGTCGGGCCCTGTCGACGTCCGCCACCGCGCGCACCGCGAGCTCAGCCGCGCGGGAGCGGCGCACATGGCTACGATCGACGGCGGTGGGAACCCGTCGTGGACGGGTTTCATGTGCCTCCTGGCGGCCGCGAACGCCGGCTGGACCTTCGGCGACGTCGAGCATGCGGCCCGGACGGCGCCGGGGATGGAGCACTACCGGACCAAGAACACCGGCCGTGGCGGCCGCCGCGCCCGCAGCGCCGCTGAGGCACGGGAGCGCCTGGAGCGGCAGTGGTCCCACGCCCAGCAGTACGCGGCCGTCCAGCGGCCGCTCCCGGCCCGCCGCGAGCCGCAGGACCTCACGGAGCTCCACGCGATCGTCGCCGACGTCGACGCCATCCTCACGTCCTTCCGCGTCACCCCCGGCCGGTGGGGCCGCAGCGAGGCAGACGCCTCCCGGCGCTCAATCCTCACCGCGCTCACCTACCTCACGCTCCAGACCGGGAAGCGGACCGTGGCGGCCTCGATCCGGGATCTCGCCCTCATGGCAGGCCTTGGCCGCAGCACCGCGCAGCGGGCCCTCCAGGCCCTCACGGAGGCCGGCTTCGTCGTCCGCGTCGCCACCGCAGACGGCGGCAACGCCGCGGAATGGCGGGTGACCTGGCGACTTTCCACAGCACACGGTGCAGTTGGGTCACAACCACTAAATAACCCCCGCCCCCCTGCCGAACTGTTCGCGCATCGCGCCGAGCTTGTTGCTCTCCTCGAGCACGAACTCGTCGACCAGCGACACGACCTGTTCACCCGGCCGGGCCTCGGACACCTCGCCGGCAGGCTCTACGCCACGCTCGGCCAGCACACCGCTCTCACCGTCGACGGTGCCGCCCGGATCCTCGGCATGAGCAGCCGCCACACCGCGACGATCCTCAGCCGGCTCCGCCAGCATCGCCTCATCAAGATCCATAGAGACGGGTGGGCGCGAGCTGTGCGGGATCTCCGGGACGCCGCGGCCCGCGTCGTAGACGTCGCTGGGATCCTCGTCGACCGGGCGCACCGGTACCAGGCGGAGCGGGAGGTCTGGGCCTGGTGGAACGCCGAGCTCACGACGATGCACACCACTCCCCGAGCCCGACCCCGACGTCCCACCGTGTCGAGCCGGCCCCTATTCGCGGCGCCGACCGCGGGCGAGCGCGTCTGGCCCCGCTACCCGCGAGCGGCGACCCGTGCGGACCATCGTGCAGCTCGAGCGCTCGTCCTTGCCGGCGCCCTCAACCCGGAGGCCCGCTGGCAGTACCTCGGCGAGGCCGCGTAA
- a CDS encoding helix-turn-helix domain-containing protein, with the protein MSETSARALHEALATELRAAQGASRLSVRTWAERSSITHDMLYRILNGKRPVTVVELVMLCRTVGDDPLDLVSRAARRAGITTGDDAHEVVRADRARLALEAAGLRADSEAAYTKARAALASSGNILSLREWRAFVDGAGSHSLVNALSEFLEVPTDYLLGTSPDDEAQRIDSQLRLAASMRAVGVTKLAARSLDELEPDEIAVVDSAIRDLIAKEEPSNND; encoded by the coding sequence ATGAGCGAGACCTCTGCACGAGCCCTGCACGAGGCTCTTGCCACCGAACTTCGCGCAGCGCAGGGCGCGTCCCGCCTCAGCGTGCGCACTTGGGCGGAACGGTCGTCGATCACCCACGACATGCTCTACCGGATCCTCAACGGCAAGCGCCCCGTCACCGTGGTCGAGCTCGTCATGTTGTGCCGGACCGTGGGGGATGACCCCCTCGATCTCGTGTCGCGCGCAGCCCGGCGAGCCGGCATCACGACTGGAGATGACGCCCATGAGGTGGTCCGCGCGGACCGAGCAAGGCTTGCCCTCGAGGCCGCCGGCTTGAGGGCCGATTCAGAGGCCGCCTACACGAAGGCACGCGCCGCGCTCGCGAGCAGCGGCAACATCCTGTCCCTGCGGGAATGGCGCGCGTTCGTCGACGGCGCTGGCTCTCACTCCTTGGTCAATGCCCTGTCGGAGTTCCTTGAGGTGCCGACAGATTATCTCCTTGGCACATCGCCGGATGATGAGGCACAGCGCATTGACTCACAGCTACGGCTAGCAGCGTCCATGCGCGCAGTCGGCGTGACGAAGCTCGCCGCACGTTCGCTTGATGAGCTGGAGCCGGACGAGATTGCCGTAGTAGATTCCGCGATTCGCGACCTTATCGCGAAAGAAGAGCCGTCAAATAACGACTGA
- a CDS encoding ParA family protein has protein sequence MEAIMVYSESGGVSKTTTAVSLATVAAIGGRRVTLVDLDPRAAASRWLGVEPKEPGLDVGAILADPEPNGWMDDMAVPSRWHPNLSVLPSSRSVSIREGEQADYAELRLKASLEGTTADLVIFDCPNRQGGPLTLSALNASDAVVYAAKADEDGVSGVEGAMVSVQRFRDSRRLLGATDKLREAGIVVGAFRGMTVMRRIEQYALDELGGLGSVLYPLVPDRAVVQDVRATHEWYGDFRKGQPVVDAYSEILTKVVS, from the coding sequence ATGGAAGCGATCATGGTCTACAGCGAGTCAGGCGGGGTCTCGAAGACCACGACCGCGGTGTCACTCGCCACTGTTGCCGCCATTGGCGGTCGGAGGGTCACCCTTGTCGATCTTGACCCTCGAGCCGCGGCCAGTCGATGGCTTGGAGTAGAACCCAAGGAACCCGGACTCGACGTTGGCGCCATTCTCGCCGATCCTGAGCCAAACGGGTGGATGGACGACATGGCCGTACCCTCCCGGTGGCATCCCAATCTCAGCGTGCTGCCATCTAGCCGCAGCGTCTCCATTCGAGAAGGGGAGCAGGCCGACTACGCCGAGCTCCGGTTGAAGGCATCTCTTGAGGGAACGACCGCCGACCTTGTGATCTTCGATTGCCCCAATCGGCAGGGCGGTCCTCTGACCCTGTCGGCGCTGAACGCGTCGGACGCAGTCGTCTACGCGGCGAAGGCCGACGAAGATGGTGTCAGCGGAGTAGAAGGGGCGATGGTCAGCGTGCAGCGGTTCCGCGACTCGCGCAGGCTCCTTGGTGCGACGGACAAACTCCGGGAAGCCGGGATCGTTGTAGGGGCGTTTCGGGGTATGACGGTAATGCGGCGTATCGAACAATATGCGCTCGATGAGCTTGGGGGACTGGGGTCAGTGCTGTACCCGCTTGTTCCAGACCGCGCTGTTGTTCAAGACGTTCGCGCCACTCACGAGTGGTACGGAGACTTTCGGAAGGGTCAGCCTGTCGTAGACGCCTACTCGGAGATCTTGACAAAGGTTGTCTCATGA